From the genome of Blautia hydrogenotrophica DSM 10507:
CAGTGTGATGTATCCGAAGGCGTTTCAGCCGCGTCATATTCATTACGGAGACGAGCAGTTTATGTACATCATAAGTGGTCATGGGTGGCAGAAAATCGGGGAAGAAAAATGTTCGATAGAACCTGGGAAATATTTTCATATCTCTGCGGGAATGGACCATGAGACATTTAACACAGGTACGGAACCTATCGTGAAACTGTTGATTTCTCTGCCTGCGGTGTTCATGCCTCCGAAGGTAGCGCCAGATACCAGAGAGAAAACTCGAAAGATGGAGAGTATTGACAAAAAGGAGTTTTTAAAGGAGACGGTCAAAGAACTACTGCGCCATAATTTAAAACCCTTGAGGGTGCCGTTGTCTATTTTTGATGAGAACCATAACCCGGTCTATACGAACCAGAAATTTCCGCAGTACTGCAAAAAATGCTGCCAGATTGAAGAGAAGCTGGAAAATTGTGAGGTATACCGCCATCTGCCCACCTTTATGCCTCCTTATTGGGAAGGAGCTTCCGCCTATGTCTGTCGACATGGGCTGTCTTTGTATGTGCTGCCCATTGTGTATGAGCAGGAATTATTGGGTTTTATCAAGACGGGACATATCCGCACCAGCTTAGGCAGGGGGGAGGAGGACAGATTGCTGTTCAATGTTCCGGAGAGTACGGCCAACGGAATGGTGAATATGATTCATAATATCGCGGAGTCTATTTGCAGTCACTACCAGTACTGCCGGATGCAGGTGAAATTAAGTGAGAATGCCAGAGTACTGTCAGACAAAACCAGAGAGGAATACAGACTGCAGGGCAGGTTAAAGACCACTTGTGATAAGATACTGAATCTGCAAATCAATCAGCATTTTTTGTTCAATACCCTGAACACGATTGCAGGTATGGCTGTCAAAGAGAATGCTCTGAACACTTATCAGGCAGTGGGGGACTTGGCACAGTTGTTTCGCTATACATTGAGGGAAAACAGTCCTTTTGTGGCGTTAGCAGATGAGATCAGTTATGTGCGCAATTATACGAATCTTCAAAAGCTGAGGTTCAAAGATCAGTTGGAGGTAGTCTATGAAATTCCGCAGGAGCTGATGGAGTCTCAGGAAGTTCCATTTAATTTTTTGCAGCCCATTGTGGAGAACTGTTTTAAACATGGTTTTTTGGACCGTACCAGAAAGATGAAAATTGAAATCCGGGCCTACAGCGAGGCAGGACAGTGTTTGATTCAGGTAAAAGACAATGGCTGCGGAATCCCAAAGGAAACCATGAAACTTTTGAGGGACAAGATCGAGCGGGGCAATGAACCCCATGGAACCTCAATGGTTGTCCGTAAGCTTCAGTCAGTCTATGGAAATTCTTTCTGGTATGATGTGAAGTCTAAGGCAGGGGAAGGCACCGAAGTGAGCATACGGATCATAGCATCAGGAGGGGAGAGTAGATGAAACGGGTACTGTTGGTAGACGATGAGCAGGCCTCCAGCGAGATCATACGTTTTCTGATTCATAAAAACAGATTCCCGCTGGAGATTATCGGTGAGGCTCGTAACGGAAAAGATGCGGTGAGAAAGATTAAGAGATGGATGCCGGATCTTGTGTTTCTGGATATTGAGATGCCGGGGCTGAACGGTTTGGAAGTGATGGAAAAGATCAATGAGGAGGTAAACCATAAAATTGATTTTATTATCATCACAGCGTTTGACACTTTTACCTATGCTCAGCAGGCACTTCGTCTGGGAGCCAAGGATTTTTTGCTGAAACCAGTCATGTATGAGCAATTTTGTGAGACGATGAAAAGAGTCGTAGGCTACGGATACTGTGACAATCCCTTTTTTAATCAGTTGATGGAATATATTGACGAACACTATATGGAGGAGCTTAACTGTGCGGACTGTGCCAGGAAGTTTCATATGAGCCAGAGCAATATAGCCAGACTCTGTAAAAAATATTTAAACATGAGTTTTACGGAATTCTATAATGATGTGAGAGTGAGAAAGGCAAAAGAGATGCTGGAAGAGGGAGTGCCGATCAAGGACGCTGCGGCCAGTGTAGGATACCGCAATCTGAATTATTTTTACAGAATCTTCAAAAAAAAGTATCAGGTTCCTCCGAAGGAATATATTCAAAGAAAATTCAAGAAGGATTGATCTGTGGAATAAAGTGAGAGATTAGTTAATAGTTCCAAAGCAGGTCAGATGGGATAATAAAGGCATGAAAAGCATACTTTGAATCCCTAGTGGAAGGATAAAATAGAGTGAGTATTCAAGAAGGGATTTAGAAGAGAAATCTTTTAAATTCCTTTTTGTTCTGTTATAGGAAAGACATTGTCACGCTAATGTATGAAAAACCTTCCCTATAACAGAAACACTCCGCTAAGGATGCGCACGCCGCAATAAGGTAGGGCACGCAAAGCGGTGTTGCGGCGACGCGCGAAGTAAGTTGCGCCCCTCAAAGATTGAGGGAATGAGGGAGTTGAAGTAGGGGTGTCCACTTTGATTTAGAAAAGGAGAAGACTATGAAAAAAGTGTATATTCTGGCAACTGGAGGCACCATATCGGCCGCCGGGTGCGAGGGGAAGACAACGGGGTATCACGATGGAAAATTTGAGCTGAAGGATTTGTTGGCACGTGTGAAAGGGGCGGAAAAGCTTGCGAAGCTGGAAGGAGAGCAGGTATTGAATATTTCCAGTGATGATATCACTTGGGGAGACTGGCTGTCACTGGCAGGAAAGATAGAGAAGCTTTCTCTGAGATCGGATATGGATGGTTTTGTGGTGACTCATGGCACGAACACTCTCGAAGAGACGGCTTATTTTTTAAATTTGGTGCTAAAAACGGAGAAACCGGTAGTGCTGACTGGGTCCATGAGGCCGGCCACTGCCAACAGTGCAGACGGACCACAGAACTTGTATGAGGCGATTGCTTTGGCAGCCAGCGAAGAAGCAAAGGGCAAGGGGGTATTGGCAGCTTTCTCAGATTTGATTTTAAGTGCGGACAGAATACAGAAGGTGAACTGCTTCCGTACAGATGCGTTTTCGGGCAGGGATTTCGGCTGTATCGGATATATGCAGGATTCGGTACCGAAATTTTTACAGTATCCTGTGGAAAATCACACGACACATACGAGGTTTACCACAGAGGCATTAAAGAGGATCCCGCGAGTAGAGATTGCCTATTTCAGCGCGGACGCAGACCCTGAGATCTTGGAATTCTATGGAAAGACGGCGGAGGGGCTGGTGATCGCAGGCGCAGGCAGCGGATTATTCTCGAAGCCTTGGAAAGAAAAGATTCGGGGGATAGCGAGGGAAATTCCTGTGGTGCGCTCGTCACGGGTGGGGAACGGAATGGTGAGCCAAGACCACTGTGATGAGGAGCTGGGAACGATACCAGGCGGGACTCTTACGCCGGTAAAGGCCAGAATTTTGCTGACGCTTGCTCTGGCTATGGGGGCAGGACAGGGTGAAATTGGGGAAATATTTAAACAGTATTAGACTTATATGTCAGAACGAAGGAGGAGACGTATGGAGAAGAAATTGGAATTTTATGGGGGAGAATGGGTTTCTTTGTCACCGATTATTATTTTTATCGGTTTGATTTTTGTCACTACTTTTTGGTGGGGGTCCACATCGGATGGAGCGCTCTGGATTCCCATTTTTTTAGGGGTGGTGATCCCATTTTTTCTGGCCAAAAATAAAAAGGAATACAGCAGCGCAGTGATTTCTGGGATGGCCAGCAAGGATACCGCCTTTCCCATTGCTACCTGGATTTTTGCAGGCGTCTTTTCTAGAATTTTAAGAGAATCTGGATTTTCCGCAGGTCTGGCAGGTCTGGCGGGGTCCTTTGGAGTTGGCCCTGTGTTGTTTACCGTCATTTCATTTCTGGCAGCAACCCTGTTTTCCTCGGCGACAGGTACGGGATTTGGCACGATTGCAGCCTGTATGGGCGTTTTATATCCCACCGGTGTAGAGTTGGGCGTGGAGCCTGCATTTTTAGCTGGGGCAATTCTGGGTGGAGCAGCCTTTGGGGACAATCTGGCGCCAGTGTCTGATTCTACCATTGCTTCCGCTACGGCCATGAAGGTGGATGTGCCGAAATGTGTGCGCAGCCGTCTGAAATATTCTCTGCCGGCAGCGGGAATCACCCTCGTGCTTACCGTCATAGTGGGGAACCTTTTAGACCAGTCCACGAATATGAAAGAAACACTGTCCTATGACCCAAAGACTCTTCTGATGATTGTTCCGGTGATGATTACCATGTACATTGCAGTGCGTACAGGTGATTTGATTTTGGCTACTACGGCTGGTTCTCTTTTAGCCGGCGCCACAGCAGTAGTCTTTGGTCTGATGGACTTTATTCAGATTGATCAGGCAGATGCAGTGCGGCCAGCTCTGTTTGCAGTCAGCGGGGAAGGGATGGACCGTGTGGTAAATGGTGTGGTTTTTGACGGACTGTCCAGTATGACGCAGATGATTGTGCTGGTGCTGCTTTTGTTCAGCGCTATCCATATTATGAAGATGGGGTATGGCGATATTAAGATTTTGGAGTCTCTGAGCTTTATGACCAAGACAGCCAGAGGTTCTGAGACGGTAATTTCTTTTATGATTATCATCTTATCTTCCATCATGGGACTGAACGCACCGGCCATTTTGACTGTCGGACCGTCTTTTGCCAGACCTCTCGCGAAGAAGCAGGGAATCAGCCCTTACCGAATGGCAAATCTTATGGACGCCCAGTCCTGTACCTGGTGCTACAGTTTGCCGTGGACCTGTACGATGATGTATATTTTGAGTTTTACCATTGGGACAGAGGCACCGCTTAGCGGTATTCAGATTACTCCGTACTGTTTCTTTACTTTTGCGATGACTGCCGTGATGTTCGCCACGATTTTCTTAGGAATCGGGAGAAGAGATTTTATGGATTCGGAGGCATAGTTTATCTATGAAGCAGAGTGAAAAAAAGACTGTGGGAATCATAGGCGGAATGGGTCCTCTGGCCACCTGTGATCTGATGGAAAAGATTATCCGGCTGACGAAGGCTAGGACCGATCAGGAAAACCTGCATCTTGTGGTAGACTGCAACACGGACATTCCAGATCGAACTGCGGCGATCCTAGAGCATGGGGCTTCACCGGTTCCGCAGCTTGTGCGAAGCGGTATCAAGCTGCAGGGGATGGGAGCGGATGTACTGGTCATGTCCTGTAATACGGCACATTATTTCTACGACAGCATTGTTCCGTATTTTGACATACCTTTGCTTCATATGATTCGAGAGACCGCCAAGCACTTAAAAGCGCAGGAAATCCAGAAGGCGGGGCTGCTGGCCACCAGCGGTACTTTGAACTGCGGGGTATACCGGGAAGCTATGAAACGGGAGGGCATCGAGCTTCTCACACCGGATGGGGAAGACCAGGAGGCCGTCATGGGGATGATCTATCAGGGAGTCAAAGCAGGCAGAACAGATCTAGACACAAGACGATTTGAGAGAGCGATGGAAAAGCTGCTGGAAAGAGGAGCGGAAGTACTGATATTGGGGTGTACGGAACTGCCGGTGGCGGTGAGTCGTTACGGATGGGATTATCCCGTGGCAGACCCCACTCAGATTTTAGCGGAGTCAGTGGTACACTATTGCGTTGAGATTGCAGAAATTTTATAAAAAGGATGGCACAGCTTGAACAGATGAAGGCTGTGCCTTCTTTTTTGTGTAATGGGGAAGACCTTGTCACGCTGATGCGAAAAGTTCTTTCCCATCACACTAACATTCCTCTAAGGATGCGCATGCCGCACCACTTTTTTCGGTAATATTTATGAAATTTTGGGTATTGACAATAAAAAAGAAATTCATATAATAAATACTGTTAGATACCGAACAATTAAGGAGAATCAAGATGGAAGAGAAAAAAGAGTGGTCAGAGGAGGATATTGGAAAACTGATTAACATTGTCTCTCACCAGCTCAGGCGACAGATGTGCTTTTTTGAAGATGAGGATGGGTTGACAAATATGCAGAAGCATGTTCTGCATTATATTCTGTTGGAGTCGCTTCACCGTGAAATTTATCAGAAGGATTTGGAGAGAGAATTCCAAATCCGCAGGTCCACGGCGACGGGAACCTTGCAGCTTCTGGAAAGAAACGGGTTCATCCGTAGAGAAAGCGTGCAGCAGGACGCCAGACTCAAAAAAATAGTGCCCACAGGTAAGGCGCAGAATTTAAGGGAAAGAATCCTGGAAAATATAGCTAGAATGGAGGCACTGCTGAAGAAGGGAATTTCC
Proteins encoded in this window:
- a CDS encoding histidine kinase; the encoded protein is MGKIQKLDWGVIEWIYEPEQGSSDHLKVGISVMYPKAFQPRHIHYGDEQFMYIISGHGWQKIGEEKCSIEPGKYFHISAGMDHETFNTGTEPIVKLLISLPAVFMPPKVAPDTREKTRKMESIDKKEFLKETVKELLRHNLKPLRVPLSIFDENHNPVYTNQKFPQYCKKCCQIEEKLENCEVYRHLPTFMPPYWEGASAYVCRHGLSLYVLPIVYEQELLGFIKTGHIRTSLGRGEEDRLLFNVPESTANGMVNMIHNIAESICSHYQYCRMQVKLSENARVLSDKTREEYRLQGRLKTTCDKILNLQINQHFLFNTLNTIAGMAVKENALNTYQAVGDLAQLFRYTLRENSPFVALADEISYVRNYTNLQKLRFKDQLEVVYEIPQELMESQEVPFNFLQPIVENCFKHGFLDRTRKMKIEIRAYSEAGQCLIQVKDNGCGIPKETMKLLRDKIERGNEPHGTSMVVRKLQSVYGNSFWYDVKSKAGEGTEVSIRIIASGGESR
- a CDS encoding response regulator transcription factor, with protein sequence MKRVLLVDDEQASSEIIRFLIHKNRFPLEIIGEARNGKDAVRKIKRWMPDLVFLDIEMPGLNGLEVMEKINEEVNHKIDFIIITAFDTFTYAQQALRLGAKDFLLKPVMYEQFCETMKRVVGYGYCDNPFFNQLMEYIDEHYMEELNCADCARKFHMSQSNIARLCKKYLNMSFTEFYNDVRVRKAKEMLEEGVPIKDAAASVGYRNLNYFYRIFKKKYQVPPKEYIQRKFKKD
- a CDS encoding asparaginase, yielding MKKVYILATGGTISAAGCEGKTTGYHDGKFELKDLLARVKGAEKLAKLEGEQVLNISSDDITWGDWLSLAGKIEKLSLRSDMDGFVVTHGTNTLEETAYFLNLVLKTEKPVVLTGSMRPATANSADGPQNLYEAIALAASEEAKGKGVLAAFSDLILSADRIQKVNCFRTDAFSGRDFGCIGYMQDSVPKFLQYPVENHTTHTRFTTEALKRIPRVEIAYFSADADPEILEFYGKTAEGLVIAGAGSGLFSKPWKEKIRGIAREIPVVRSSRVGNGMVSQDHCDEELGTIPGGTLTPVKARILLTLALAMGAGQGEIGEIFKQY
- a CDS encoding Na+/H+ antiporter NhaC family protein, which produces MEKKLEFYGGEWVSLSPIIIFIGLIFVTTFWWGSTSDGALWIPIFLGVVIPFFLAKNKKEYSSAVISGMASKDTAFPIATWIFAGVFSRILRESGFSAGLAGLAGSFGVGPVLFTVISFLAATLFSSATGTGFGTIAACMGVLYPTGVELGVEPAFLAGAILGGAAFGDNLAPVSDSTIASATAMKVDVPKCVRSRLKYSLPAAGITLVLTVIVGNLLDQSTNMKETLSYDPKTLLMIVPVMITMYIAVRTGDLILATTAGSLLAGATAVVFGLMDFIQIDQADAVRPALFAVSGEGMDRVVNGVVFDGLSSMTQMIVLVLLLFSAIHIMKMGYGDIKILESLSFMTKTARGSETVISFMIIILSSIMGLNAPAILTVGPSFARPLAKKQGISPYRMANLMDAQSCTWCYSLPWTCTMMYILSFTIGTEAPLSGIQITPYCFFTFAMTAVMFATIFLGIGRRDFMDSEA
- a CDS encoding aspartate/glutamate racemase family protein, giving the protein MKQSEKKTVGIIGGMGPLATCDLMEKIIRLTKARTDQENLHLVVDCNTDIPDRTAAILEHGASPVPQLVRSGIKLQGMGADVLVMSCNTAHYFYDSIVPYFDIPLLHMIRETAKHLKAQEIQKAGLLATSGTLNCGVYREAMKREGIELLTPDGEDQEAVMGMIYQGVKAGRTDLDTRRFERAMEKLLERGAEVLILGCTELPVAVSRYGWDYPVADPTQILAESVVHYCVEIAEIL
- a CDS encoding MarR family winged helix-turn-helix transcriptional regulator — protein: MEEKKEWSEEDIGKLINIVSHQLRRQMCFFEDEDGLTNMQKHVLHYILLESLHREIYQKDLEREFQIRRSTATGTLQLLERNGFIRRESVQQDARLKKIVPTGKAQNLRERILENIARMEALLKKGISREDLAVCVKVLSQMSENLLGKEKRKGYRHE